Proteins from one Clostridium cellulovorans 743B genomic window:
- the miaB gene encoding tRNA (N6-isopentenyl adenosine(37)-C2)-methylthiotransferase MiaB — protein sequence MSNKDIDMTNINKKNNLFCITTFGCQMNEEDSEKLSGVLMEMGYEKTEKREEASIIIFNTCAVRENAELKVFGNIGALKKMKEKNPSLIIGICGCMMQQKGMAEEVIKKYPFVDIIFGTHNSHMFPEYLNSVKQHGKSVVEILDKEVGIVEGLPIDRLSSIKAFVTIMYGCNNFCTYCIVPYVRGRERSRKPEDIINEIKELVKVGYKEVTLLGQNVNSYGKGLEEEIDFAKLLRLVNEIEGLERIKFMSSHPKDLTDDVIKAIAECDKVCEQIHLPVQAGSTSLLKRMNRHYTREQYLDLVKRIKENIPNVALTTDLIIGFPGETEEDVEEVISLVKEVRYDSAFTFLYSPRKGTPAAELPDQIPEDIKHRRFNALVDELNKIGAEISKEYDGKVVEVLVEGPSKNDDNKLMGRTRTGKLVNFTGNPENIGKLINVKITKTQAFSLLGEEI from the coding sequence ATGAGTAATAAGGATATAGATATGACTAATATAAATAAAAAGAACAATCTTTTTTGCATTACCACATTTGGTTGTCAGATGAACGAAGAGGATTCTGAAAAATTATCTGGTGTTCTTATGGAAATGGGTTATGAAAAGACAGAAAAGAGAGAAGAGGCTTCCATTATAATATTTAATACTTGTGCCGTTAGAGAAAATGCTGAGCTAAAGGTATTTGGTAACATAGGGGCTTTAAAGAAAATGAAAGAAAAAAACCCTAGTCTAATTATTGGAATTTGCGGATGTATGATGCAACAAAAGGGAATGGCAGAAGAGGTAATAAAAAAATATCCTTTTGTAGATATAATATTTGGAACTCATAACTCTCATATGTTCCCTGAATATTTAAATTCAGTTAAGCAACATGGCAAATCCGTTGTTGAAATCCTTGATAAAGAAGTTGGAATAGTAGAAGGACTTCCTATCGATAGATTAAGCAGCATAAAGGCGTTTGTTACAATCATGTATGGATGTAATAATTTCTGTACTTATTGTATAGTTCCGTATGTTAGAGGAAGAGAAAGAAGTAGGAAACCAGAAGATATTATAAATGAGATAAAGGAACTAGTGAAAGTAGGATATAAAGAAGTAACGTTACTTGGACAAAATGTTAACTCTTATGGAAAAGGCTTAGAGGAAGAAATAGATTTTGCTAAGTTGTTAAGACTTGTTAATGAAATAGAAGGTCTTGAGAGAATCAAATTTATGAGTTCACATCCAAAGGATTTGACTGATGATGTTATTAAGGCAATAGCAGAATGTGACAAGGTATGTGAGCAAATTCACTTGCCAGTGCAAGCAGGTTCTACATCACTTTTAAAAAGGATGAACAGACATTATACAAGAGAACAGTATTTGGACCTTGTAAAGAGAATAAAAGAAAATATACCTAATGTGGCATTGACTACTGATTTAATAATAGGGTTCCCTGGAGAAACTGAAGAAGATGTTGAAGAGGTTATTTCTTTGGTTAAAGAAGTTAGATATGATTCTGCATTTACATTCTTATATTCTCCTAGAAAAGGAACTCCTGCAGCAGAACTTCCAGATCAAATTCCAGAAGATATAAAGCATAGAAGATTCAATGCTCTTGTAGATGAATTAAATAAAATCGGTGCAGAAATAAGTAAAGAATATGATGGAAAAGTTGTAGAAGTATTGGTTGAAGGACCAAGTAAAAATGATGACAATAAGTTAATGGGAAGAACTAGAACAGGAAAGTTAGTTAATTTTACTGGTAATCCTGAGAATATAGGAAAGCTTATCAATGTTAAAATAACAAAAACACAAGCATTTTCATTACTTGGTGAAGAAATATAA
- the mutS gene encoding DNA mismatch repair protein MutS → MALTPMMQQYLQIKEENPQCILFFRLGDFYEMFFEDAKIASRELELVLTGRDCGLEERAPMCGIPYHAANVYISKLVSRGYKVGICEQLEDPSVAKGIVKRGIVKVYTPGTYIEGNFLEDRKNNYIMSIYFSVDKFYIAFSDISTGEFSSSYFNYDVPMLLSEISKYNPSEIIIHEEIKEEVIAAIKERFSVTFTNENLDFYMSGYKENVESYFKDYNIDEKPIGLAYSINSIIRYIKETQKADLSHINTLNIYEIEDFLSIDINTRKNLELTETQRDKTKKGSLLWVLDKTSTAMGARELRKWIDQPLINKNAIELRLEAVAELVSNLSLQEELKVLLKDIYDIERLVGKVSSKSVNAKELLSIKSSISKIPAIKTLLKQCTSSYLQEIYNNLDELSDIEELLEKSIDESPAITLKEGNLIKEGYNSEIDQLKVAKKDGKLWLSELEAREKETTGIKSLKVSFNKVFGYYIEVTKTNLNMVPEHRYIRKQTLANCERYITDELKKMEDIILGAEEKLISLEYDVFVEVRELVLKEVLRMQQSARLIATIDCLNSLAIVALENNYTRPAIDVSGIINIKEGRHPVVEKLLPTGNFISNSISLDREENQLLIITGPNMGGKSTYMRQCALITIMAQIGSFVPAESATIGICDKVFTRIGASDDLAGGKSTFMVEMWEVANILNNATNNSLVLLDEVGRGTSTYDGLSIAWAVIEFLTTNKNVKCKTLFATHYHELTKLEAEFSGVKNYSVGVKKIGEEIIFLHKIVKGAADESYGIEVARLAGLPQAVLDRSKEILMKLEEENLEEKDITKRTSEVKLVEAAVVIEKVEKNIEVIETPNVEIEKLPGKEVAKKQEKPVQMDFYEITRRSFVDEISRLDLMNMTPLDAMTKLNELIKKSKDLL, encoded by the coding sequence ATGGCATTAACCCCAATGATGCAACAGTATTTACAGATAAAAGAAGAAAATCCACAGTGTATTCTATTTTTTAGATTAGGCGATTTCTACGAAATGTTTTTCGAGGATGCCAAAATTGCATCAAGAGAACTTGAATTAGTTCTAACCGGAAGAGATTGCGGATTAGAAGAACGTGCTCCAATGTGTGGTATTCCATATCATGCTGCTAATGTCTACATAAGTAAGCTAGTGTCAAGAGGATATAAAGTTGGTATTTGTGAGCAACTTGAAGACCCAAGTGTGGCTAAAGGAATTGTAAAAAGGGGTATTGTTAAGGTATATACTCCAGGAACTTATATCGAGGGTAATTTCCTTGAAGATAGAAAAAATAATTATATTATGAGTATATATTTTTCAGTAGATAAATTTTATATAGCTTTTTCTGATATTTCTACAGGTGAATTTAGTAGTTCATATTTTAATTATGATGTACCTATGTTATTAAGCGAGATATCAAAGTATAATCCTTCAGAAATAATAATTCATGAGGAAATAAAAGAAGAAGTAATTGCGGCAATAAAAGAAAGATTTTCTGTAACATTTACTAATGAGAATTTAGATTTTTACATGTCAGGTTATAAAGAAAATGTAGAGAGTTATTTTAAGGATTATAATATAGATGAAAAACCAATTGGCTTGGCTTATAGTATTAATTCGATAATAAGATATATTAAGGAAACTCAAAAGGCAGATTTAAGCCATATTAATACTTTGAATATATATGAAATAGAGGATTTTCTTTCGATAGATATCAATACTAGAAAAAATTTGGAACTCACAGAAACTCAAAGAGATAAAACGAAAAAAGGTTCTTTACTGTGGGTATTAGACAAGACTAGTACTGCTATGGGAGCTAGAGAACTTAGAAAATGGATTGATCAGCCTTTAATAAATAAAAATGCTATAGAACTAAGGTTAGAGGCAGTTGCTGAATTAGTATCTAACTTATCGCTTCAAGAAGAACTTAAAGTCTTATTAAAAGATATTTACGATATTGAAAGGCTTGTAGGAAAAGTATCTTCTAAAAGTGTTAATGCAAAAGAGTTATTATCAATAAAATCGTCTATAAGTAAGATTCCAGCTATAAAAACTCTGCTAAAACAATGTACTTCCTCGTATCTTCAAGAAATATATAATAATTTAGATGAATTATCAGATATCGAAGAATTGTTAGAAAAATCAATTGATGAAAGTCCTGCTATTACATTAAAAGAAGGTAACCTTATTAAAGAAGGTTATAATTCGGAAATTGATCAATTAAAAGTTGCTAAAAAAGATGGTAAGCTATGGCTTTCAGAGCTTGAAGCAAGGGAAAAAGAGACTACAGGAATAAAATCTTTAAAGGTAAGCTTTAATAAGGTTTTTGGTTACTACATTGAAGTAACCAAGACAAATTTAAATATGGTTCCAGAGCATAGGTATATAAGAAAACAAACCCTTGCTAATTGTGAAAGATATATAACTGATGAGCTTAAAAAGATGGAGGATATCATATTAGGTGCTGAAGAAAAGCTTATCTCACTGGAGTACGATGTATTTGTTGAAGTTAGAGAACTAGTTTTAAAAGAAGTCTTAAGAATGCAGCAATCAGCGCGATTAATTGCTACCATAGATTGTTTAAATTCTCTAGCTATTGTTGCATTAGAGAATAACTATACAAGGCCAGCAATTGATGTCAGTGGTATTATTAATATAAAAGAGGGAAGACATCCAGTTGTTGAAAAACTTCTTCCTACAGGAAATTTTATAAGTAATTCAATTTCATTAGATAGAGAAGAAAATCAACTTCTGATAATAACAGGGCCTAATATGGGCGGTAAATCAACATATATGAGACAATGTGCTCTTATAACTATTATGGCGCAGATAGGCAGTTTTGTTCCTGCTGAAAGTGCTACTATAGGAATATGTGATAAGGTGTTTACAAGAATAGGGGCATCTGATGATTTAGCTGGTGGTAAAAGTACTTTCATGGTAGAAATGTGGGAAGTAGCAAATATTTTAAATAACGCTACCAATAATAGCTTAGTGCTTTTAGACGAAGTTGGAAGAGGCACAAGTACTTATGATGGTTTAAGCATTGCTTGGGCAGTGATAGAATTCTTAACAACAAACAAGAATGTAAAATGTAAAACTTTATTCGCCACACATTATCATGAACTTACAAAGCTTGAAGCAGAGTTTAGCGGTGTTAAAAATTATTCTGTAGGTGTAAAAAAGATAGGTGAAGAGATTATATTTCTCCACAAAATAGTAAAAGGTGCGGCTGATGAATCTTATGGTATAGAAGTAGCAAGACTAGCGGGACTTCCACAAGCAGTACTTGATAGATCAAAAGAAATTCTTATGAAATTAGAGGAAGAAAACTTAGAAGAAAAAGATATCACTAAGAGAACTTCAGAAGTTAAATTGGTAGAAGCTGCGGTTGTTATAGAGAAAGTTGAAAAGAACATTGAAGTAATAGAAACACCTAATGTTGAAATTGAAAAACTACCTGGAAAAGAGGTAGCAAAAAAACAAGAGAAACCAGTTCAGATGGATTTTTATGAAATAACAAGAAGGTCTTTTGTAGATGAAATAAGTAGATTGGATTTAATGAATATGACACCATTGGATGCTATGACAAAGCTAAATGAACTTATAAAGAAATCGAAGGATCTTTTATAG
- the hfq gene encoding RNA chaperone Hfq, translated as MNKTTNNLQDIFLNSARKGRVCVIIHLTNGFQLKGYVKGFDSFTVILDSDGKQMMIYKHAISTITPGKPLLFTNEGFNE; from the coding sequence ATGAATAAGACAACAAATAATTTACAAGACATATTTCTAAATAGCGCAAGAAAAGGTAGAGTTTGCGTGATAATTCATCTTACTAATGGTTTCCAATTAAAAGGATACGTTAAAGGATTTGATAGTTTTACTGTTATCTTAGATAGTGATGGAAAACAAATGATGATCTATAAACATGCGATTTCAACAATAACTCCAGGAAAACCTTTATTATTCACAAATGAAGGATTTAATGAATAA
- the mutL gene encoding DNA mismatch repair endonuclease MutL, whose translation MKRINLLDNNTSNKIAAGEVVERPLSVVKEMMENSIDSGATKITIEILDGGETLIRITDDGSGIHPEDVEKAFLPHATSKIETIDDLYKLKSLGFRGEALASIASVAKVNLKTKIGSEDFGTEIEIHGGEIKYLNSCGCNKGTVIEVRDIFYNVPARKKFLKSKQREAALISDIVSRIALAYPNISFKFFSNNKNVLTTFGTGQLTDTIRNIYGKNVVENLSFFEGHGDIVSIYGYIGNSELSRGSRNNQSIFVNNRFIKNKLIATAVENAVKSFFMVNKYPFFIIFLDIYPEFLDVNVHPTKAEIKFQDESRIFKIVFDTIHKVVRDLVKDDFLETDKEEINEKPIMQVKLPVDLKAPEIPTEVLVNSNNKNPKENNYLDYQILQNDKSQETQKQDNIRIDSAQEKDTLWNTTISQDVNSEIAVKENEINTSYNKSSVEESVAKVSIEKEEVNDFTNSEIKPVEKFPMMRIIGQYSNTYILMEGYDGLYLVDQHAAHEKIIFEKYIKEMKLSKVVSQILMLPEVIEMTPYDFSIYKENHEMFTKAGFLIEDFGENTVSVREVPVFLGRPVVKELFTNILDNLKNYGSGSTLEVKYYKIATLACKSAIKANDNLDIREMIALIEELRFIDEPFNCPHGRPTIIKMTNNEIEKRFKRIQ comes from the coding sequence TTGAAAAGAATTAACCTTTTAGATAATAATACCTCCAATAAAATTGCAGCAGGAGAAGTTGTTGAGAGGCCATTATCTGTAGTAAAAGAGATGATGGAAAACAGCATAGATTCTGGAGCAACTAAAATTACAATAGAAATTTTAGATGGAGGAGAAACACTGATAAGAATTACTGATGATGGCAGTGGTATACATCCAGAGGATGTGGAGAAGGCTTTTTTACCACATGCAACAAGTAAGATAGAAACTATTGATGATTTATATAAGTTGAAGTCTTTAGGCTTTAGAGGAGAAGCTTTAGCAAGTATCGCATCAGTAGCTAAAGTAAATTTAAAGACTAAAATTGGAAGTGAAGATTTTGGTACAGAAATCGAAATCCATGGAGGAGAAATAAAATATTTAAATAGTTGTGGCTGTAATAAAGGTACTGTAATAGAGGTGAGGGATATTTTTTACAATGTACCAGCTAGAAAAAAGTTTCTTAAGTCAAAACAAAGAGAAGCTGCTCTTATTTCGGATATAGTTAGTAGAATTGCGTTAGCATACCCTAATATATCCTTTAAGTTTTTTAGCAATAACAAAAATGTTCTTACAACCTTTGGAACAGGACAATTAACTGATACTATTAGAAACATATATGGTAAGAATGTCGTAGAGAACCTAAGTTTTTTTGAAGGTCATGGTGATATTGTATCTATATATGGATATATCGGAAATTCAGAATTATCAAGAGGAAGCAGGAACAACCAAAGTATATTTGTAAATAATAGATTTATAAAGAATAAACTTATTGCTACAGCTGTGGAGAATGCTGTTAAGTCATTTTTTATGGTTAATAAGTATCCGTTTTTTATAATATTTCTAGATATCTATCCTGAGTTTTTAGATGTCAATGTGCATCCTACTAAGGCTGAAATTAAGTTTCAAGATGAAAGTCGTATATTTAAAATAGTTTTTGACACTATTCATAAGGTTGTTAGAGATCTTGTTAAGGATGATTTTCTAGAAACAGATAAGGAAGAAATTAATGAGAAGCCTATAATGCAAGTTAAGCTTCCGGTTGACTTAAAGGCGCCTGAGATTCCAACGGAAGTTCTTGTTAATAGTAATAATAAGAATCCTAAGGAAAACAATTATCTGGATTATCAGATATTACAGAATGATAAAAGCCAAGAAACCCAAAAACAAGATAACATAAGGATTGATAGTGCACAAGAAAAGGATACTTTGTGGAATACTACCATAAGCCAAGATGTTAATAGTGAAATTGCAGTAAAAGAGAATGAAATAAATACTTCTTACAATAAGTCTAGTGTAGAAGAATCAGTAGCTAAAGTTTCTATAGAAAAAGAAGAAGTAAATGATTTTACAAATTCGGAAATTAAACCTGTAGAAAAATTCCCGATGATGAGGATAATAGGTCAGTATTCAAATACTTATATACTGATGGAAGGTTATGACGGTTTATATTTAGTAGATCAACATGCTGCTCACGAAAAAATTATTTTTGAGAAATATATTAAAGAGATGAAATTATCTAAGGTAGTTTCTCAGATTTTGATGTTGCCAGAGGTAATAGAGATGACTCCATATGATTTTTCGATTTATAAGGAAAACCATGAAATGTTTACTAAAGCTGGTTTTTTAATTGAAGACTTTGGAGAGAATACTGTTTCTGTAAGAGAGGTTCCTGTTTTTCTTGGCAGACCAGTGGTAAAAGAATTGTTCACTAATATACTAGATAATTTAAAGAACTATGGAAGTGGATCAACTTTAGAGGTAAAATATTATAAGATAGCTACTCTTGCATGTAAGAGTGCTATTAAAGCAAATGATAATCTTGATATTCGTGAAATGATAGCATTAATTGAGGAATTAAGATTTATTGATGAACCATTCAATTGTCCTCATGGAAGACCGACTATTATTAAGATGACTAACAATGAAATTGAAAAACGATTCAAAAGGATTCAGTAG
- the miaA gene encoding tRNA (adenosine(37)-N6)-dimethylallyltransferase MiaA translates to MKDLIILTGPTAVGKTNISIRLAKQLDGEIVSADSMQIYKGMDVGSAKISKEEMQGIPHHMIDIVAPDESFSVSDFKERAEEAIEDIISRGKMPIVVGGTGLYINSLIYNYDFACTDKDLQYREHLQSLAELHGKEYVHSMLKEVDSASYERLYPNDLKRVIRALEVFKVTGKTLNEYNQENQAVLYDIPYNVHYFVINMNREELYRRIDQRVDIMLDYGLVDEVIKLKEKGYTSNMQSMKGIGYKEILDYLDGKMSYDEAVYLIKKGSRNYAKRQLTWFRKEERAFWLSKEDFEDENDIIDKILFITANK, encoded by the coding sequence GTGAAAGATTTAATTATTCTCACAGGACCTACAGCTGTAGGAAAAACTAATATATCTATAAGGTTGGCAAAACAATTAGATGGTGAAATTGTATCAGCTGATTCTATGCAAATATATAAGGGGATGGATGTAGGTTCAGCAAAGATTTCAAAAGAAGAAATGCAAGGAATTCCTCATCATATGATAGATATTGTCGCTCCTGACGAAAGTTTCAGCGTTTCTGATTTCAAAGAAAGAGCTGAAGAAGCTATTGAAGACATTATTTCTAGGGGGAAGATGCCAATAGTAGTTGGTGGAACAGGGCTGTATATAAATTCACTTATATATAATTATGATTTTGCTTGCACGGATAAAGATCTCCAGTATAGAGAGCATCTTCAAAGTCTTGCAGAGCTTCATGGTAAGGAATATGTTCATTCTATGCTTAAAGAGGTGGATAGTGCATCTTATGAAAGATTGTATCCAAATGACTTAAAGAGGGTTATAAGAGCTTTAGAGGTTTTTAAAGTCACAGGTAAAACTCTTAATGAATACAATCAAGAAAATCAAGCTGTTCTTTATGACATTCCATATAACGTGCATTATTTTGTTATAAATATGAATCGTGAAGAATTGTATAGGAGGATAGATCAAAGGGTTGACATAATGCTTGATTATGGGCTAGTTGATGAAGTTATAAAACTTAAGGAAAAAGGTTATACTTCCAATATGCAATCAATGAAGGGAATAGGATATAAAGAGATATTAGATTATTTAGATGGAAAAATGTCTTATGATGAAGCTGTATATTTAATAAAAAAAGGTAGCAGAAATTACGCTAAACGACAACTTACGTGGTTTAGAAAAGAAGAGAGAGCTTTTTGGCTAAGTAAAGAAGATTTTGAAGATGAAAATGATATAATTGACAAAATACTTTTTATAACTGCTAATAAATAA
- a CDS encoding CDP-alcohol phosphatidyltransferase family protein gives MSDKKIFTLPNLLSVLRIMLIPFFLVYFLNGQIKYSLFFLVLSGISDVLDGYIARKFNQTSELGKILDPIGDKLTQISIVLGFAILYEKARPILAIFALKELAMIIGGIIIFKNYKAVPGSQWWGKFATTLFYISVFIILMLGKMLSENQIIIILTIAVMTMVFALVKYIPFFKKEMKK, from the coding sequence ATGAGTGACAAAAAAATATTTACACTGCCGAATCTTTTATCTGTATTAAGAATAATGCTAATCCCTTTCTTTTTAGTGTATTTTTTAAACGGACAAATTAAATATTCGCTATTTTTTCTAGTTTTATCTGGGATTTCTGATGTGTTAGATGGTTATATTGCAAGAAAATTCAACCAAACCTCGGAGCTTGGAAAAATTCTCGATCCTATTGGGGATAAGCTTACACAGATTAGTATAGTATTGGGTTTTGCCATACTATATGAGAAGGCTAGACCTATTTTAGCAATATTTGCGCTTAAGGAATTAGCAATGATTATTGGTGGAATAATCATTTTTAAGAATTATAAGGCAGTTCCAGGTTCGCAATGGTGGGGCAAATTTGCTACTACATTATTTTATATAAGTGTATTTATAATTCTAATGTTGGGAAAAATGTTATCAGAGAACCAAATTATCATAATCTTAACTATTGCAGTTATGACCATGGTTTTTGCCTTGGTAAAATACATACCTTTTTTCAAAAAAGAGATGAAAAAATAA